The following are from one region of the Paenibacillus sp. KS-LC4 genome:
- a CDS encoding NAD(P)H-dependent oxidoreductase — protein sequence MTNILIVNGHDYYDRAQGKLTQTLVAAAVSQLSKQHVVQTTTVADGYEVEQEIQKFQWADVIIFQTPIYWFSITGLLKKYIDDIYLPNIFFGKAKEFGRGGLFTDKKYMLSLTWGASAAAFSDPANFLEGKSEDEVLFSVHKTQQYCGLKRLPTFSLYSSMREPDVEDGLARLEIHLKKTFEL from the coding sequence ATGACGAACATTCTGATTGTTAACGGACATGATTATTATGACAGAGCGCAAGGGAAGCTGACCCAGACACTCGTTGCAGCGGCAGTTTCACAGCTTTCGAAGCAGCATGTCGTTCAGACAACGACGGTTGCTGATGGCTATGAGGTCGAGCAGGAAATTCAAAAATTTCAATGGGCAGACGTTATTATTTTTCAGACGCCTATTTATTGGTTCAGTATAACAGGGCTGCTCAAAAAATATATCGACGACATTTACCTGCCGAATATTTTCTTTGGCAAAGCGAAGGAGTTTGGGCGCGGCGGCCTGTTCACTGATAAGAAGTATATGCTGTCGCTCACATGGGGGGCGTCCGCTGCTGCGTTTTCCGATCCAGCGAACTTTCTGGAAGGGAAAAGCGAGGATGAGGTGCTGTTCAGCGTACATAAAACTCAACAATATTGCGGGCTGAAGCGGCTGCCTACCTTCTCGCTTTACTCTTCCATGCGCGAGCCAGATGTGGAAGATGGCTTAGCGAGGCTTGAGATTCATTTGAAAAAGACGTTCGAGCTTTGA
- the acsA gene encoding acetate--CoA ligase, producing the protein MSDLHQERISAVANNSNLVDYDEAVKTFRWETIEQQFSWHQTGKVNMAYEAIDRHVSVGKKDKVALYYSDSSRDESYTFGQLQAQSNQFANVLRGLGITKGERVFVFMPRTPELYISVLGALKVGAVIGPLFEAFMETAVKDRLQDSEASAIITTPALLSRIKRDEIPSLRHIIVYGDEVQTDDVIVDYAAEMEQASTDSEIEWLGREDGLILHYTSGSTGKPKGVYHVQNAMIQHKYTGQIVLDLKEDDIYWCTADPGWVTGTSYGIFAPWLNGATIVVRGGRFSPADWYGTIQKYGVTVWYSAPTAFRMLMGAGDDVVLNYDLSSLRHVLSVGEPLNPEVVRWGMKVYQQRIHDTWWMTETGGQLICNYPSMTIKPGSMGKPLPGVEAAIIDNQGNVLPPYRMGNLAIRTPWPSMMRKIYNNPAKYAEYFHLEGWYVSGDSAYMDEDGYFWFQGRIDDVINTAGERVGPFEVESKLVEHPAVAEAGVIGKPDPMRGEIIKAFIALREGYTASDELKAEIAQFVKVGLSAHAAPREIEFKDKLPKTRSGKIMRRVLKAWELNLPTGDLSTIED; encoded by the coding sequence ATGTCTGATCTACATCAAGAGCGAATTTCAGCAGTAGCTAATAATTCTAACCTGGTTGATTATGATGAAGCTGTAAAAACCTTCCGATGGGAAACGATTGAGCAGCAGTTCAGCTGGCACCAGACCGGAAAGGTGAATATGGCTTATGAAGCGATAGATCGCCATGTATCTGTAGGCAAGAAGGATAAGGTTGCCCTTTATTACAGTGACAGCTCGCGCGACGAGTCCTACACATTTGGGCAGCTGCAAGCGCAATCGAATCAATTTGCGAATGTGCTGCGGGGGCTCGGCATTACGAAGGGCGAGCGCGTATTTGTGTTTATGCCGCGAACGCCTGAGCTGTATATAAGCGTGCTCGGAGCGCTCAAAGTCGGTGCTGTTATCGGCCCGTTATTTGAAGCGTTCATGGAGACAGCGGTCAAGGATCGCCTTCAAGACAGTGAAGCGTCTGCCATTATAACGACGCCAGCGCTGCTCAGCCGGATTAAGCGCGATGAAATTCCATCGCTGCGGCATATTATCGTTTATGGCGATGAGGTGCAGACAGATGACGTAATCGTCGATTACGCCGCTGAGATGGAGCAGGCATCGACCGATAGCGAGATTGAATGGCTCGGGCGCGAGGATGGCCTTATTTTGCATTATACATCTGGTTCGACTGGAAAGCCTAAAGGCGTCTATCATGTGCAAAATGCGATGATTCAGCATAAATATACTGGCCAGATTGTCCTCGATTTGAAAGAGGATGATATTTACTGGTGCACCGCCGACCCGGGCTGGGTTACGGGAACATCCTACGGTATTTTTGCGCCATGGCTTAATGGGGCAACAATTGTCGTAAGAGGGGGCAGGTTCAGTCCGGCAGATTGGTATGGCACGATTCAAAAATACGGCGTCACCGTCTGGTACAGTGCCCCAACAGCGTTCCGCATGCTGATGGGCGCAGGCGATGACGTCGTATTGAACTACGATTTGTCCAGCTTGCGCCATGTGCTCAGCGTGGGCGAGCCGCTTAATCCGGAAGTTGTTCGCTGGGGGATGAAGGTTTACCAGCAGCGTATTCACGATACGTGGTGGATGACGGAAACGGGCGGACAGCTAATTTGCAATTATCCATCAATGACGATTAAGCCAGGCTCCATGGGCAAGCCGCTGCCGGGTGTGGAAGCGGCGATTATTGATAATCAAGGCAATGTGCTGCCACCATATCGGATGGGCAACTTGGCGATTCGCACGCCATGGCCTTCGATGATGCGCAAAATTTATAATAACCCTGCCAAATACGCGGAATATTTTCATCTGGAGGGCTGGTATGTATCGGGTGATTCCGCCTATATGGATGAGGATGGCTATTTCTGGTTCCAGGGCCGCATTGATGATGTCATTAATACAGCAGGCGAGCGGGTAGGGCCGTTTGAGGTGGAGAGCAAGCTTGTTGAGCACCCTGCGGTTGCAGAGGCGGGTGTTATTGGGAAGCCTGATCCGATGCGCGGCGAGATCATTAAAGCTTTTATCGCCCTGCGCGAAGGCTATACGGCATCCGATGAGCTGAAGGCGGAAATTGCCCAGTTTGTGAAGGTGGGCTTGTCTGCACACGCGGCACCGCGGGAAATTGAGTTCAAGGATAAGCTGCCGAAGACGCGCAGCGGCAAAATTATGCGTCGTGTGCTGAAGGCATGGGAGCTGAATTTGCCAACAGGCGATTTATCAACGATTGAGGATTAA
- a CDS encoding GNAT family N-acetyltransferase — MQHRKHYQQDKIILADGRELVLEGPVPAEQLMLLAMHPDLDAFRKPAEQHQALVEIASLAEGRIILAREADCIVGYVTFHYPDELERWSEGNMIDLVELGAVEVANDYRSYGLGKKMIQLAFAEQQMENLIIFTTEYYWHWDLKSTGLSVWDYRTMMEKLMKSVDMIWYATDDPEICSHPANCLMVRIGSEVPLASIEQFDRVRFRQRFMY; from the coding sequence TTGCAGCATCGCAAACACTACCAGCAGGACAAAATTATACTCGCAGATGGCCGAGAGCTTGTGCTGGAAGGACCTGTTCCTGCTGAGCAGCTAATGCTGCTTGCTATGCATCCAGACCTTGATGCATTTCGCAAGCCTGCGGAACAGCATCAAGCGCTAGTTGAAATCGCCAGTTTGGCGGAGGGGCGCATCATTTTAGCCCGGGAAGCCGATTGCATCGTCGGTTATGTCACCTTCCATTACCCTGATGAGCTGGAGCGTTGGTCCGAAGGAAATATGATCGACTTGGTCGAGCTTGGCGCTGTCGAAGTAGCTAATGACTACCGCTCCTATGGGCTCGGCAAAAAAATGATCCAGCTCGCCTTCGCGGAGCAGCAGATGGAAAACCTGATTATTTTCACAACGGAATATTATTGGCATTGGGATTTGAAAAGCACGGGACTCAGCGTCTGGGACTATCGCACGATGATGGAGAAGCTGATGAAGTCAGTTGATATGATTTGGTACGCAACCGATGATCCGGAAATTTGCTCCCATCCCGCCAACTGCCTGATGGTGCGGATTGGCAGCGAAGTGCCGCTGGCATCAATCGAACAGTTTGACCGCGTTCGGTTTCGGCAGCGGTTTATGTATTAA
- a CDS encoding ATP-grasp domain-containing protein: MTEPKIVAFVEPSFYGVSFARAAFQQGCKVISIVSSVDNPRLYGYEGIYHDLIVADIRDEESVYGAIRSSAYFGKLDALIPATDYASHLTAKVAERLGLRSVPYEAALKSRNKDLAREAYEAFGVPSAKYRKVRTYEEAEAAAREIGYPIVLKPTNCASSQNVYFISGQDELKAAMAIISDFKVTYMDFKVREEYLVEEYLEGQEFSVEIFLENSEPAFAVVTEKITSPLPYFVEVAHTLPTSVHTDKQAEIIETAVSALRAIGITDGPSHVEVKLSEQGPRIIEVNGRPGGDNISSDLLVQALGVDFFEATVHYYLAEPVNVHASRSRAAAIAYLLAEKDGIVASVEGLEHLQTGEAVVRSHISVRQGDQISVAKSSDDRLGYVITVADTPQEAKQAALELINKVELVYQ, encoded by the coding sequence ATGACCGAACCTAAAATCGTCGCTTTTGTGGAGCCTAGCTTCTACGGAGTGAGCTTTGCAAGAGCGGCCTTTCAGCAGGGCTGCAAAGTAATTTCGATTGTATCCTCTGTGGATAACCCTCGCTTATACGGCTATGAAGGCATCTATCACGATTTAATAGTTGCAGATATTCGAGATGAGGAGTCTGTATATGGGGCGATTCGCAGCTCAGCGTATTTCGGCAAGCTGGATGCTTTAATTCCGGCGACCGACTATGCCTCGCACTTGACGGCAAAGGTCGCAGAGCGGCTGGGACTTAGAAGCGTGCCGTATGAGGCGGCGTTGAAATCAAGAAATAAAGATTTGGCCCGCGAAGCCTATGAGGCCTTTGGGGTGCCCAGCGCCAAATACAGGAAGGTGAGAACCTATGAGGAAGCGGAGGCTGCGGCTCGTGAAATTGGCTATCCAATCGTACTTAAGCCGACCAATTGTGCAAGCAGCCAAAATGTCTATTTTATTTCCGGGCAGGATGAGCTAAAGGCTGCGATGGCAATCATCTCTGATTTTAAAGTGACGTATATGGATTTCAAAGTGAGAGAGGAATATTTGGTTGAAGAATATTTGGAGGGTCAGGAGTTCAGCGTGGAAATTTTTCTTGAAAATAGCGAGCCAGCCTTTGCGGTCGTGACCGAAAAAATAACGTCGCCGCTGCCTTATTTCGTCGAGGTTGCGCATACGCTGCCGACCTCCGTGCATACGGATAAGCAAGCGGAAATTATTGAAACGGCGGTAAGCGCACTGCGAGCCATTGGCATTACGGATGGTCCTAGCCATGTGGAGGTGAAGCTTTCGGAGCAGGGTCCGCGAATTATCGAGGTGAACGGCAGACCGGGCGGCGATAATATTTCCTCCGATTTGCTCGTTCAGGCGCTGGGCGTTGATTTCTTTGAAGCGACCGTCCACTATTATTTAGCCGAGCCGGTAAACGTTCATGCAAGCCGCAGCCGGGCAGCGGCCATTGCCTATTTGCTGGCTGAGAAGGACGGCATCGTAGCGTCCGTGGAAGGGCTTGAGCATTTGCAGACAGGAGAAGCGGTCGTTCGTTCACATATTTCCGTGCGGCAGGGGGATCAAATTTCCGTAGCCAAAAGCTCGGATGACAGGCTCGGCTATGTCATTACCGTAGCCGACACGCCGCAGGAGGCGAAGCAGGCCGCGCTTGAATTAATAAACAAGGTGGAGCTTGTCTATCAATAA
- a CDS encoding transglycosylase domain-containing protein, which yields MQEDQQPSSSRRSGWRTFGLVTWLTVKWLVYLVIFAGLLTGGAVTGYVASLVKGEEVRPRTLIEEKINENSVTGFVFFNDDTLIGQLRTEEDRILVDYDELPPQVIDAVLAIEDNNFESHYGVDLNGLGRAVKQKLLNEDTQTGGSTLTQQLARRVFLSLDVTDSRKVKEIFLALRMERYLTKKEILAAYLNKVPFGNGSSGYNLYGIKAAAKGVFGITDLSKLNIAQSAYLAGLPQRPSAYTAFNGKGQFNEGGFDLAIERQGTVLMRMLQTGRITQQEYDEAKKFDIRGSLAKPVAKAYTTYPYLMLEAERQAAEVMLMQQDPTLTVADLRKKENADLIEEAREHLLRGGYQVHTTIDKDIYKMMRDIGNDPSNFTPDSKEKGIEQIAAVLVDHKTGAILSMLEGRDFYEEQMNFATQMTRQPGSTMKPIAAYLPAIDKGLIQPASVLDDAPIILKNSGSSYHIPKNANNRYSGLVTAREALNRSLNLPALKIFLDEVTIKEAWKFTKKLGITTLQPADDAAQTGVLGGLSIGVSVEELTSAYGSIPNQGLYNDSYMIAKITDANGKIVYEHQHKPTRVFSEQTAFLMTDMLRTVISSPSGTANSLTSRLKNYGKIPYAGKTGSTQNYGDVWFMGFTPDVTLGVWAGYEKPIYTLEGDSRKRAREIWAKMMNQLAEQKPDMFATKAFKQPDGVVKATVSSASGKLPTAVTRSAGMLVTDWFNKKYIPKQADDALVNMSFIRYNGVNYVAQDATPSDFISQQTVIKRKKPLDELMDEISKVLSRVPASSRRALSYYLPADADKNAPSKVDPRKDDGSAPSAPGNVALISIGQGVVSLSFSAPGQNDVVGFRLYQAVNEGSFNKVGNSILLGDTYSASFTVSAGNGYSFYVTAVDVAGKESAPSQIVRFGKAPVTPEIPDPLNPAQPPEQSGDPEQGPDARPTPEIGLSAPAAPAGLSAQGNETGVTLSWQASAADEQVKVYHVYFAASNDGKYVEIGTTAETSFVYASPLAAGAFYVTAENAAGQSAPSSKVSIGG from the coding sequence ATGCAGGAAGATCAACAACCATCATCATCCCGCAGAAGCGGCTGGCGCACATTTGGACTCGTAACATGGCTGACAGTAAAGTGGCTTGTTTACCTCGTCATATTCGCCGGTTTGCTAACGGGGGGAGCCGTTACAGGCTATGTGGCCTCTTTGGTTAAAGGAGAAGAAGTACGACCGCGAACCTTAATTGAAGAGAAAATAAACGAAAACTCAGTTACAGGCTTTGTCTTCTTTAATGATGATACCCTTATTGGACAGCTTCGTACGGAAGAAGATCGTATTCTAGTTGATTACGATGAGCTTCCCCCGCAAGTTATTGACGCTGTGCTTGCTATTGAAGACAATAATTTCGAATCGCATTATGGCGTCGATTTGAACGGTTTGGGACGGGCTGTCAAGCAAAAGCTGCTTAATGAAGATACGCAGACAGGCGGCAGTACGCTTACCCAGCAATTGGCACGCCGCGTATTTCTAAGCCTAGACGTGACGGACAGCCGTAAAGTGAAGGAAATTTTTCTTGCACTGCGAATGGAGCGTTATTTGACGAAAAAGGAAATTCTTGCAGCGTATTTGAATAAAGTACCATTCGGAAATGGCTCAAGCGGCTACAATTTATATGGCATCAAGGCGGCTGCCAAAGGTGTGTTTGGCATTACCGATTTGAGCAAGCTGAACATTGCGCAATCGGCTTATTTGGCCGGATTGCCGCAGCGTCCTTCCGCTTATACCGCGTTTAACGGCAAAGGACAGTTCAATGAGGGCGGCTTTGATCTCGCGATTGAGCGTCAAGGAACCGTATTGATGCGAATGCTGCAGACTGGGCGCATTACCCAACAGGAGTATGATGAGGCGAAAAAATTCGATATTCGCGGCTCGCTCGCGAAGCCAGTAGCGAAAGCCTATACGACCTATCCTTACCTCATGCTGGAGGCGGAGCGTCAAGCAGCTGAAGTCATGCTTATGCAGCAGGACCCGACACTGACCGTAGCCGATCTTCGCAAGAAGGAAAACGCCGATCTGATTGAAGAAGCGCGTGAGCATCTGCTCCGTGGCGGCTATCAGGTGCATACGACGATTGACAAAGATATTTATAAAATGATGCGCGATATTGGAAATGACCCGAGCAATTTCACTCCCGACAGTAAGGAGAAAGGCATTGAGCAAATTGCAGCCGTGCTCGTTGACCACAAAACCGGAGCTATACTTAGCATGCTGGAGGGCCGCGATTTTTACGAGGAGCAGATGAACTTTGCTACGCAGATGACTCGGCAGCCAGGTTCAACGATGAAACCTATCGCCGCCTATTTGCCGGCTATTGATAAAGGGCTGATCCAACCAGCAAGCGTCTTGGATGATGCGCCGATTATTTTGAAAAACAGCGGTTCCAGCTATCATATTCCAAAAAATGCAAATAATCGTTACAGCGGTCTCGTTACCGCTCGCGAAGCGCTCAATCGCTCGCTTAACTTGCCAGCGCTAAAGATTTTCCTTGATGAGGTTACGATTAAGGAAGCATGGAAGTTTACTAAAAAGCTCGGTATTACAACGCTGCAGCCAGCAGATGATGCCGCACAAACTGGCGTTCTCGGCGGACTCAGCATCGGGGTGTCCGTTGAAGAATTGACGAGTGCTTATGGTTCGATTCCGAATCAAGGCCTGTACAATGATTCTTATATGATCGCGAAGATTACCGATGCTAACGGCAAAATCGTCTACGAGCATCAGCACAAGCCGACTCGCGTATTTTCTGAGCAGACCGCTTTCTTAATGACGGATATGCTTCGCACCGTTATTTCCAGCCCAAGCGGTACAGCGAACTCGCTTACATCCCGCCTCAAAAACTACGGTAAAATTCCGTATGCGGGCAAAACGGGCTCTACGCAAAACTACGGCGACGTCTGGTTCATGGGCTTCACCCCTGATGTCACGCTTGGCGTATGGGCCGGCTATGAGAAACCGATCTACACGCTCGAAGGCGACAGCCGCAAGCGCGCCCGCGAAATTTGGGCGAAGATGATGAATCAGCTTGCCGAGCAGAAGCCGGACATGTTTGCGACCAAGGCTTTCAAGCAGCCTGATGGCGTTGTTAAAGCTACTGTATCTAGTGCCAGCGGCAAGCTGCCTACCGCAGTAACAAGATCAGCGGGCATGCTCGTAACCGACTGGTTCAACAAAAAGTATATTCCTAAGCAAGCGGATGATGCCCTTGTGAATATGTCATTCATACGCTACAACGGCGTCAATTATGTCGCTCAAGATGCAACGCCTTCCGATTTCATATCGCAGCAGACGGTTATTAAGCGCAAGAAGCCGCTTGACGAGCTTATGGATGAAATCAGCAAAGTGCTTTCTCGCGTTCCGGCTAGCAGCCGCAGAGCGCTAAGCTACTACTTGCCGGCGGATGCAGACAAAAACGCGCCTTCCAAGGTCGATCCTCGTAAGGATGACGGAAGCGCGCCAAGCGCACCGGGCAATGTAGCACTCATATCAATCGGTCAGGGAGTAGTCAGCCTTTCCTTCTCCGCTCCGGGCCAAAATGATGTTGTCGGCTTCCGGTTATATCAAGCTGTTAACGAAGGCTCCTTTAACAAAGTAGGAAATTCCATCCTGCTCGGAGACACCTACAGCGCGAGCTTTACCGTCAGTGCGGGCAACGGCTACAGCTTCTATGTAACAGCGGTAGATGTTGCAGGCAAGGAATCAGCACCTAGCCAAATTGTTCGCTTTGGCAAAGCACCTGTGACACCTGAAATTCCTGATCCACTAAATCCGGCACAGCCGCCTGAGCAAAGCGGCGATCCAGAACAAGGACCTGATGCGCGGCCAACGCCAGAAATCGGCTTGTCTGCACCAGCAGCCCCTGCTGGCCTTTCCGCGCAAGGCAATGAAACGGGCGTTACCTTGTCTTGGCAGGCAAGTGCAGCCGACGAGCAGGTCAAGGTGTACCATGTTTATTTTGCCGCGAGCAACGATGGGAAGTATGTAGAAATAGGCACTACCGCAGAGACGAGCTTCGTCTACGCCTCGCCGCTTGCAGCAGGAGCGTTCTATGTGACAGCAGAGAACGCTGCCGGGCAGTCTGCTCCTTCCTCGAAAGTAAGCATTGGCGGTTAA
- a CDS encoding protease → MEALFWGCLIGGVLYAIVSVIFGDILSSAFDGALDFLASEGYGWLQPTSLVGGITAFGGAGLLLQKYSPLTAGIVIVLAGLVAIVAGGGVYFLYVKPMSESENSTAVSIHDFTGRLGEVLVPIPAIGCGEVLMPAGAGYSNQIAASFDGEPIPSGVRIVVIEVKEHTLYVSQLEI, encoded by the coding sequence GTGGAAGCGTTGTTCTGGGGCTGTCTGATTGGCGGCGTGCTTTATGCAATTGTAAGCGTTATATTTGGCGATATCCTTAGCTCCGCTTTTGACGGAGCACTCGATTTCCTCGCCAGCGAAGGTTATGGCTGGCTTCAGCCTACCTCGCTCGTAGGGGGGATCACCGCCTTTGGCGGCGCAGGGCTGCTGCTGCAAAAATATTCACCACTGACAGCTGGAATTGTAATTGTCCTTGCTGGATTAGTCGCAATTGTCGCAGGCGGAGGCGTTTACTTCCTATATGTGAAGCCGATGAGTGAAAGCGAAAATTCCACAGCCGTCTCGATTCATGATTTTACGGGGCGGCTTGGTGAAGTATTAGTGCCGATACCAGCGATAGGCTGCGGCGAGGTGCTGATGCCGGCAGGGGCAGGATACTCCAATCAAATTGCCGCAAGCTTTGATGGCGAGCCGATTCCAAGCGGCGTTCGTATTGTCGTAATTGAAGTAAAGGAGCATACGCTGTATGTTTCTCAGCTTGAAATATAG
- a CDS encoding MFS transporter, protein MIFSVLRPAKFRYFFLSDIISGFGVGMSTIGANWFLMDQTGSISAIGFMLALNVIAGFLISPFVGSLTDKFNRKAIIQWTYFIRAAAVLAIMGLFLWTGFHIEYLYLFTIVNGMGWTIYMSASRSLVQELLPEKDLIKGNSLVEISLQVGMFMAGAASGVLYKYSGFEVILLINALVFIISSLLLYRVSYEAIAVENKKEPFVSSFKNGLSYLAERPFIFFLGVIAIIPLVSTMIYNVVLPGYVSDAVKGDSVVFGLSDMFYGVGGLISGFIAAPLAAKLSKNTTIALFFAVAVGVLLAIAFNTFALVLYLGSVLIGLSNSSLRIVMTTTLMETVSKSYMGRAMSVWMAISLLLQTVSASALGLLIDHYSAAAGFLCMSGLMLVGLILHRMLVASSGVKAKKTLEV, encoded by the coding sequence ATGATATTTAGCGTGCTGCGGCCAGCAAAATTCCGTTATTTTTTTCTCTCGGACATCATTTCCGGCTTTGGAGTAGGGATGAGCACCATTGGCGCCAACTGGTTTCTAATGGATCAGACGGGCTCGATTAGCGCCATTGGCTTTATGCTGGCTCTCAATGTCATTGCGGGCTTCCTGATCTCGCCGTTTGTCGGCAGCTTGACTGACAAGTTTAACCGCAAGGCGATCATTCAGTGGACGTATTTTATTCGTGCGGCAGCGGTGCTGGCTATTATGGGCTTGTTCTTATGGACCGGCTTCCATATTGAATATTTATATTTGTTTACAATCGTGAATGGCATGGGCTGGACGATCTATATGTCGGCCTCCCGCAGTCTGGTGCAGGAGCTGCTGCCCGAGAAGGACTTGATTAAGGGCAATTCCTTAGTTGAGATCAGCCTGCAGGTGGGGATGTTTATGGCGGGAGCAGCCTCGGGCGTACTGTATAAATATTCGGGCTTCGAAGTCATTCTGCTCATTAATGCGCTTGTGTTCATTATAAGCAGCCTGCTGCTGTACCGGGTCAGCTATGAGGCGATTGCGGTTGAAAATAAAAAAGAACCGTTTGTATCCAGCTTTAAAAATGGACTCAGCTATTTGGCGGAGCGCCCGTTTATTTTTTTCCTCGGCGTAATTGCCATTATTCCATTAGTATCCACGATGATTTATAATGTCGTGCTGCCAGGCTATGTCAGCGATGCGGTGAAGGGCGACTCGGTCGTATTCGGCTTGTCGGATATGTTTTATGGCGTTGGCGGGCTAATATCCGGCTTTATTGCCGCTCCGCTTGCTGCGAAATTATCAAAAAATACGACGATTGCTTTATTTTTCGCTGTAGCTGTCGGTGTCTTGCTCGCCATCGCCTTTAACACATTTGCGCTTGTCCTATATTTGGGCAGTGTGCTTATTGGACTCAGCAATTCCTCGCTGCGAATCGTCATGACGACGACGCTGATGGAAACGGTATCGAAATCCTACATGGGCCGCGCCATGTCGGTATGGATGGCGATCTCGCTGCTGCTTCAGACGGTGTCTGCGTCGGCGCTGGGCTTGCTTATCGACCATTATTCCGCAGCCGCAGGCTTTCTCTGTATGAGTGGGCTGATGCTCGTCGGGCTGATTTTGCACCGAATGCTTGTAGCTAGCAGCGGCGTGAAGGCGAAAAAAACGCTGGAGGTATAA
- a CDS encoding acetoin utilization protein AcuC, with product MIVPSNAIFVHQPDCSLYKFGEEHPFNPIRLTLTVDLLQTLGALPEEQWHETSRQASSQMLALAHREDYIEAVRQLSSLAPAPEEQDSSGQFGLNTEDTPFFPGMHEAAAAIVAGSVEAAELVMSGQTLHAYHMAGGLHHAFPERGSGFCVYNDAAVAIKHLRETYNARVLYIDTDVHHGDGVQWIFYNDPDVCTYSIHETGKFLFPGTGYVYEKGTDAGVGTCFNLPMEPYTEDDSWLECFRTSISQVTAAFKPDIIISQHGCDAHAYDPLSHIHCSMRIYSEMPAIIHELAHTYTGGKWVALGGGGYDLWRVVPRAWALVWLTMIDHPIAAELIGKTTAELEAEALEEVKRPLESKLRLPQQWLDKWQKSSPSELPQWWLDDLAQIPPIPRRSEIEAKNRTICEIAIQDL from the coding sequence ATGATTGTGCCGTCAAATGCTATTTTTGTGCATCAGCCAGACTGCTCGCTTTATAAATTTGGCGAGGAGCATCCTTTCAATCCGATCAGGCTGACGCTTACGGTCGATCTGCTTCAAACACTGGGCGCGCTCCCCGAGGAGCAATGGCATGAGACCAGCCGCCAAGCAAGCAGCCAAATGCTCGCGCTGGCGCATCGCGAGGACTACATAGAAGCCGTTAGGCAGCTCAGCTCACTGGCGCCTGCACCGGAAGAGCAGGACAGCTCCGGGCAATTTGGACTTAATACGGAGGATACGCCTTTCTTCCCTGGCATGCATGAGGCAGCGGCAGCTATCGTTGCAGGCTCCGTAGAAGCGGCGGAGCTGGTGATGAGCGGACAAACGCTGCATGCTTATCATATGGCAGGCGGGCTGCATCATGCTTTTCCAGAGCGCGGTTCCGGCTTCTGTGTCTATAATGACGCAGCTGTAGCCATTAAGCATTTGCGGGAAACGTACAACGCGAGGGTGCTTTATATTGACACCGATGTCCATCATGGCGACGGGGTGCAGTGGATTTTTTACAATGATCCCGATGTATGCACCTACTCCATCCATGAGACGGGCAAGTTTCTTTTCCCAGGCACCGGCTATGTGTATGAAAAAGGAACCGATGCGGGCGTTGGCACCTGCTTCAATCTGCCTATGGAGCCTTATACGGAGGACGATTCCTGGCTGGAATGCTTCCGCACCTCCATTTCGCAGGTCACAGCCGCCTTCAAGCCTGATATTATTATTAGCCAGCATGGCTGCGACGCTCACGCCTATGATCCGCTGTCGCATATTCATTGCAGCATGCGCATTTATAGTGAAATGCCCGCTATCATTCACGAGCTTGCGCATACCTATACGGGCGGCAAATGGGTCGCTCTGGGCGGTGGCGGCTACGATCTATGGCGCGTCGTTCCGCGTGCATGGGCTCTCGTATGGCTGACGATGATCGATCATCCAATTGCAGCCGAGCTTATAGGCAAAACTACAGCAGAACTAGAGGCAGAAGCGCTTGAAGAAGTGAAACGCCCTCTTGAGAGCAAGCTGCGCCTGCCGCAGCAATGGCTCGACAAATGGCAAAAAAGCAGCCCGAGTGAGCTGCCCCAATGGTGGCTGGACGATTTGGCGCAAATTCCGCCTATTCCCCGCCGCAGTGAAATTGAAGCCAAAAATCGTACAATTTGCGAAATCGCGATCCAGGATTTATAA